One Pseudorhodoplanes sinuspersici DNA segment encodes these proteins:
- a CDS encoding NAD(P)-dependent oxidoreductase → MKPVVAIIAQGAMGAGVAKRLHENGVRVLTSLEGRSAASAQRAKDAGMVPASWPDIAAADIILSIVPPGEALALAQRLAPLLTTENRKPVYVDCNAVSPDTVKDIADVIEKTGCTFIDAGIIGGPPKAGYKGPVFYYSGAQSGIVDRLNDDGLIFRYLDRPAGAASALKMSYGGITKGLTAVGSAMILSAERAGVGEALKAELADSQPGLLTYFTRGVPDMFPKAYRWVAEMEEIAHFHGGGPSQDMYQAIAALYQRLAVDRAGDKKEIGELSAFFSLPPQPGSDVSDFGQSNSLSNSGKPELDRGEGR, encoded by the coding sequence ATGAAGCCCGTCGTTGCCATCATCGCTCAAGGCGCCATGGGCGCTGGTGTTGCAAAGCGGCTTCACGAAAATGGCGTTCGCGTCTTGACGTCGCTCGAGGGACGCAGCGCCGCGAGCGCGCAACGCGCAAAAGATGCCGGCATGGTACCGGCAAGCTGGCCGGATATCGCTGCCGCCGACATCATTCTGTCGATCGTGCCGCCCGGCGAAGCGCTGGCGCTGGCACAGCGGCTCGCACCATTGCTGACCACCGAAAACAGGAAACCGGTCTATGTCGATTGCAATGCGGTCAGCCCCGATACGGTGAAAGACATTGCAGATGTCATCGAGAAAACCGGATGCACCTTCATCGATGCCGGCATCATCGGCGGTCCACCCAAGGCCGGCTACAAGGGACCGGTCTTCTATTATTCCGGTGCGCAATCCGGAATCGTCGATCGGCTGAATGATGATGGCCTGATCTTCCGATACCTCGACAGGCCGGCCGGCGCAGCCTCCGCGTTGAAGATGTCTTATGGCGGCATCACCAAGGGACTGACGGCGGTCGGCTCGGCCATGATTCTCTCCGCCGAACGCGCCGGCGTTGGCGAGGCGCTGAAGGCGGAACTCGCCGACAGCCAGCCTGGGCTCCTGACCTATTTCACCCGCGGCGTGCCGGACATGTTTCCCAAGGCCTATCGCTGGGTGGCGGAAATGGAGGAGATCGCCCATTTCCACGGCGGCGGCCCGTCGCAGGACATGTATCAGGCCATTGCCGCGCTTTATCAGCGGCTGGCGGTGGATAGGGCGGGAGACAAGAAAGAAATTGGAGAATTGTCCGCTTTCTTCTCCCTCCCCCCGCAGCCGGGGTCGGATGTTTCCGACTTCGGCCAATCAAATTCGTTGTCCAACTCGGGTAAACCCGAGTTGGACCGCGGGGAAGGTCGGTGA
- a CDS encoding aspartate kinase: protein MSRLVLKFGGTSVADIDRIRNVARHVKREYDAGHDVAVVVSAMSGKTNELVAWCREASPMHDAREYDAIVSSGEQVTAGLLAIVLQSMGITARSWQGWQLPMFTSNAHGSARIEDVNGAELVKRFQERKEVAVIAGFQGIHQQTGRITTLGRGGSDTSAVAIAAAIQADRCDIYTDVDGVYTTDPRVVPKARRLDKVAFEEMLELASLGAKVLQVRSVELGMVHKVKIFVRSSFDKPEDIDPHGMPPGTLICDEEDIVEQQVVTGIAFSKDEAQISIRNVEDKPGIAAAIFGPLADTSINVDMIVQNVSADGKTTDLTFTVPAADYQRSLDVLGKAKDKIGYQRLDGATDVAKVSVIGIGMRSHAGVAAKAFNALAARNINIRAITTSEIKFSVLIDAAYTELAVRTLHSLYGLDKA from the coding sequence ATGTCACGCCTTGTGCTGAAATTCGGCGGAACGTCGGTCGCCGATATCGACCGCATCCGCAACGTCGCGCGCCATGTGAAGCGCGAATATGACGCCGGCCACGATGTGGCGGTGGTCGTCTCCGCCATGTCCGGCAAAACCAACGAGCTCGTGGCGTGGTGCCGCGAAGCCTCGCCGATGCACGACGCGCGCGAATACGACGCCATCGTCTCCTCCGGCGAGCAGGTGACGGCCGGCTTGCTCGCCATCGTGCTGCAGAGCATGGGCATCACCGCACGCTCCTGGCAGGGCTGGCAATTGCCGATGTTCACCAGCAATGCGCATGGCTCCGCCCGCATCGAGGACGTCAACGGCGCCGAGCTCGTCAAGCGCTTCCAGGAGCGCAAGGAGGTCGCGGTGATCGCCGGCTTCCAGGGTATCCATCAACAGACCGGCCGCATCACCACGCTCGGCCGCGGCGGCTCCGATACCTCCGCGGTCGCGATCGCGGCGGCGATCCAGGCCGACCGCTGCGACATCTATACCGACGTCGATGGCGTCTACACCACCGATCCGCGCGTTGTCCCGAAGGCGCGGCGGCTCGACAAGGTCGCGTTCGAGGAAATGCTCGAACTGGCCTCGCTCGGCGCCAAGGTTTTGCAGGTTCGCTCGGTCGAGCTTGGGATGGTGCACAAGGTGAAGATCTTCGTGCGCTCCAGCTTCGACAAGCCGGAAGACATCGATCCGCACGGCATGCCGCCCGGCACGCTGATTTGCGACGAGGAGGATATCGTGGAGCAACAAGTCGTCACGGGCATCGCCTTCTCCAAGGACGAAGCGCAGATTTCCATTCGCAATGTCGAGGACAAGCCGGGCATCGCCGCGGCGATCTTCGGGCCGCTGGCCGACACCAGCATCAATGTCGACATGATCGTGCAGAACGTATCGGCCGACGGCAAGACGACGGACCTCACCTTCACCGTGCCGGCCGCCGATTATCAGCGCTCGCTCGATGTGCTCGGCAAAGCCAAGGACAAGATCGGCTATCAGCGCCTCGACGGCGCGACCGATGTGGCGAAGGTCTCGGTGATCGGCATTGGCATGCGCAGCCATGCCGGTGTTGCCGCCAAAGCGTTCAATGCGCTGGCCGCGCGCAACATCAACATCCGTGCGATCACGACGTCCGAGATCAAGTTCTCGGTGCTGATCGATGCCGCCTATACCGAGCTTGCGGTGCGTACGCTGCATTCGCTGTACGGGCTGGATAAGGCTTAA
- the ubiG gene encoding bifunctional 2-polyprenyl-6-hydroxyphenol methylase/3-demethylubiquinol 3-O-methyltransferase UbiG has protein sequence MPGSGPSTVDQSEVEQFSKLAAQWWDERGPMAMLHKFNPVRLAYIRDQVAVHFGRNPKQIGCLSGLRILDIGCGGGILSEPLARLGAKVVGADPSEANIEVARRHAAQTDLMVDYRAMTAEALADKGERFDVVLALEVVEHVADVGLFMRRCGEMVKPGGLMIAATINRTMKSFALAIVGAEYVLRWLPRGTHRWDKFVTPAELEDAMRAAGLRVVDERGVIYRVRADSWQLSDDMDVNYMLTAARSA, from the coding sequence ATGCCAGGGTCGGGACCATCCACCGTCGATCAGTCCGAGGTCGAGCAATTTTCGAAGCTCGCCGCGCAATGGTGGGATGAGCGCGGCCCGATGGCGATGCTGCACAAGTTCAACCCGGTGCGCCTGGCCTATATCCGCGATCAGGTCGCGGTCCATTTTGGACGCAATCCAAAGCAGATCGGCTGCCTCTCGGGCCTGCGCATCCTCGACATCGGCTGCGGCGGCGGCATCCTGTCCGAGCCGCTGGCAAGGCTTGGCGCCAAGGTTGTCGGTGCCGACCCGTCGGAGGCCAATATCGAGGTCGCCCGCCGCCATGCCGCACAGACCGATCTGATGGTCGATTACCGTGCCATGACCGCCGAGGCCTTGGCCGACAAGGGTGAGCGGTTCGACGTGGTGCTGGCGCTTGAAGTGGTCGAGCATGTTGCCGATGTCGGTCTGTTCATGCGCCGCTGCGGTGAGATGGTGAAGCCGGGCGGCCTGATGATCGCCGCCACCATCAACCGCACCATGAAGAGCTTTGCGCTCGCCATTGTCGGCGCCGAATATGTGCTGCGCTGGCTGCCACGCGGGACGCATCGCTGGGACAAGTTCGTGACGCCCGCGGAACTCGAAGATGCGATGCGCGCGGCCGGGCTCCGTGTGGTGGACGAGCGTGGCGTGATCTACCGTGTGCGCGCCGATAGCTGGCAGCTCTCCGACGATATGGACGTGAACTACATGCTCACCGCTGCGCGGAGCGCATGA
- a CDS encoding DMT family transporter: MTDYGWLWIVFTVLAAAGQTVRNAAQRELTVKLGTVGATHVRFLFGFPFAVIFLLGLMLVTGASLPRPPAVFWPWIIDGMGAQIIATALMLAAMGERSFVVTIAYIKTEPVQVALFGLIFLGDTLSIGMVAAILIATAGVVVMSLKPGGAPSDSWRPTLLGLASGAMFALSAVGYRGAILSLNLSDYMMAATFTLVVGLLLQSVILSIYLMLRSPDVMRAIMQQWRPSLFAGFMGATASQFWFLAFALATAASVRTLALVEVLFAQAISTFVFGHKTSAREGLGIVLIVIGVVLLIWAH; the protein is encoded by the coding sequence ATGACTGACTACGGCTGGCTATGGATTGTATTCACGGTTCTTGCTGCCGCGGGGCAGACAGTCCGCAATGCGGCGCAACGGGAATTGACGGTGAAGCTTGGCACCGTCGGTGCGACGCATGTGCGCTTCCTGTTCGGCTTTCCGTTCGCGGTGATCTTTCTGCTCGGACTGATGCTGGTGACCGGCGCATCGCTGCCGAGACCGCCGGCTGTGTTCTGGCCATGGATCATCGACGGCATGGGCGCGCAGATCATTGCGACGGCGCTGATGCTCGCAGCAATGGGCGAGCGCTCGTTCGTCGTGACGATTGCCTACATCAAAACCGAACCCGTGCAGGTGGCGCTGTTCGGTTTGATCTTTCTCGGCGACACCTTGAGTATCGGCATGGTCGCAGCGATCCTGATCGCGACGGCGGGCGTGGTGGTGATGTCGCTGAAGCCCGGCGGCGCACCATCGGACAGCTGGCGACCGACATTGCTGGGTCTTGCGTCAGGCGCGATGTTTGCGTTGTCCGCGGTCGGTTATCGCGGCGCGATCCTGAGCCTGAATTTGTCAGATTATATGATGGCGGCGACGTTCACGCTGGTCGTCGGCTTGCTGCTGCAATCGGTGATCCTGTCGATCTATCTGATGCTGCGCAGTCCCGATGTGATGCGCGCGATCATGCAACAATGGCGGCCGTCCTTGTTCGCCGGGTTTATGGGTGCGACGGCATCGCAATTCTGGTTTTTGGCTTTCGCGCTGGCGACGGCGGCGAGCGTGCGGACGCTGGCGCTGGTGGAAGTATTGTTCGCGCAGGCGATCTCAACCTTCGTGTTTGGTCACAAGACGTCAGCGCGCGAAGGTTTAGGGATCGTGTTGATTGTGATCGGCGTCGTGCTGCTGATCTGGGCGCACTAG
- a CDS encoding septal ring lytic transglycosylase RlpA family protein, translated as MQAKAFAVAFAVCLSFAGGAQAESGIASVYGHRDGYAGKKTASGERMNPAALTAAHRTLPFGTHVRVTNRKNGRSVVVRISDRGPFIRGRVIDLSPAAARAIGVAGLAPVTLARN; from the coding sequence ATGCAGGCGAAAGCCTTCGCAGTAGCGTTTGCAGTATGTCTTTCCTTCGCAGGGGGTGCTCAAGCAGAATCCGGAATTGCATCGGTCTATGGCCATCGTGACGGCTATGCCGGAAAAAAGACCGCGAGCGGGGAACGGATGAATCCAGCGGCTCTGACGGCCGCTCATCGCACACTTCCTTTCGGCACGCATGTCCGTGTCACCAATCGGAAAAATGGTCGTAGCGTCGTGGTCCGCATTTCGGACCGGGGCCCGTTTATACGCGGCCGGGTGATCGATCTGTCGCCTGCTGCAGCACGCGCCATCGGCGTTGCCGGGCTCGCTCCGGTCACGCTGGCACGGAATTAG
- a CDS encoding DUF1178 family protein — MIRYALVCERKHNFEIWFNSSADYDKQRKRGLVTCPACDSKKIEKAIMAPAIGRGGRKRSEPVEAPVQATTEAAPSSENVAMMSPQEKEFRAKLKELRDHLVSNADNVGKKFPEEARKMHYGETEHRSIYGEASPEEAKELHDEGIEFHALPILPDERN, encoded by the coding sequence ATGATTCGGTATGCGCTCGTTTGCGAGCGGAAACACAATTTCGAAATCTGGTTCAACAGCTCTGCCGATTATGACAAGCAGCGTAAGCGCGGACTTGTGACCTGCCCCGCCTGCGATTCGAAGAAAATCGAAAAGGCGATCATGGCGCCGGCGATCGGGCGTGGCGGACGCAAGCGCAGCGAACCGGTGGAAGCACCTGTTCAGGCCACAACGGAAGCTGCACCATCCTCTGAAAACGTGGCGATGATGTCGCCACAGGAAAAGGAATTCCGCGCCAAGCTGAAGGAGCTGCGCGACCATCTCGTCAGCAACGCTGACAATGTCGGCAAGAAGTTTCCCGAGGAAGCGCGCAAGATGCATTACGGCGAGACCGAGCACCGCTCGATCTACGGCGAAGCCTCGCCGGAAGAGGCCAAGGAATTGCACGACGAAGGCATCGAATTTCACGCGCTGCCCATCCTTCCTGACGAGCGGAATTAA
- a CDS encoding carbon-nitrogen hydrolase family protein — protein sequence MIRTDGKFRVGLIQMRSGRTPQANLDEAVKLIGEAKAGGAQYVQTPEMTNIMELSRDALFATIMEEDKDPCLAAFRELARKLQLHVHVGSLAIKVSPERAANRSFMIDPHGEIVARYDKIHMFDVDLAGGESYRESRSYQPGESAVLVDLPWARFGLTICYDLRFPALYRALAEAGATVLTIPAAFTRQTGEAHWTTLIRARAIENGSFVLAAAQGGKHENGRETFGHSLIVDPWGRVLAEGGTEPGVVMADIDPAEVTAARGKVPSLQHGRRFDIIAPIAEPAHLHVVGDPS from the coding sequence ATGATCCGAACGGACGGAAAATTCCGCGTCGGCCTGATCCAGATGCGATCAGGCCGGACGCCGCAAGCCAACCTCGACGAGGCGGTGAAGCTGATCGGCGAGGCAAAAGCGGGTGGCGCACAGTACGTGCAGACGCCCGAGATGACCAATATCATGGAGCTGTCGCGCGACGCATTGTTTGCGACGATCATGGAAGAGGACAAGGATCCGTGTCTTGCCGCGTTTCGCGAACTCGCACGCAAGCTCCAGCTCCATGTCCATGTTGGATCACTGGCCATCAAGGTCTCGCCCGAGAGAGCGGCAAACCGCTCGTTCATGATTGATCCGCATGGCGAGATCGTCGCCCGCTACGACAAGATCCATATGTTCGACGTCGATCTTGCCGGTGGCGAAAGCTATCGCGAATCGCGCAGCTATCAGCCGGGCGAAAGCGCCGTTCTCGTCGATCTGCCCTGGGCGCGTTTCGGCCTGACCATTTGCTACGACCTGCGCTTCCCGGCGCTCTATCGCGCATTGGCGGAAGCCGGCGCGACCGTGCTGACGATCCCGGCGGCCTTCACACGCCAGACCGGCGAAGCGCACTGGACGACGCTGATCCGGGCCCGCGCGATCGAGAATGGCTCTTTCGTTCTTGCTGCCGCCCAAGGCGGCAAGCATGAAAACGGCCGCGAGACCTTCGGCCATTCGCTGATCGTCGATCCCTGGGGCCGCGTTCTGGCCGAAGGCGGAACCGAACCTGGCGTCGTCATGGCCGACATCGATCCTGCCGAGGTGACCGCAGCACGCGGCAAAGTGCCATCCCTGCAGCATGGCCGCCGTTTTGATATCATTGCGCCGATCGCGGAGCCGGCGCATCTGCACGTTGTTGGTGATCCGTCATGA
- the grxC gene encoding glutaredoxin 3: protein MPPVEIYTTAYCPYCGWAKDLLVKKGVPFKEIDVGGSRELRSEMTTRANGRTTVPQIFIGATHVGGCDDLYALNDAGKLDPLLTETGPAA from the coding sequence ATGCCTCCCGTTGAAATCTACACCACCGCCTATTGCCCATATTGCGGCTGGGCAAAGGATCTGCTGGTCAAGAAAGGCGTCCCTTTCAAGGAAATCGATGTCGGCGGGAGCCGGGAACTGCGAAGCGAGATGACCACACGCGCCAATGGCCGCACCACGGTGCCGCAGATCTTCATCGGCGCAACCCATGTTGGCGGATGTGACGATCTCTATGCTTTGAACGACGCGGGCAAACTCGACCCATTGCTGACTGAGACCGGACCTGCGGCATGA
- a CDS encoding ComF family protein, whose product MSALRLPLRLALDVALPPLCPSCRDPVGDGAGLCATCWSKLSPIERPFCEKLGIPFAYDPGPGIYSMQAMAAPPAYARARAAVRYDDIARTIVHALKYGDRLDLAPVVAGWMGRAGTELLDDADVIVPVPLHWRRMWARRFNQSATLSKLLSDKSGVPANFTALRRVKATPQQVGLSKSERATNVQGAFRVDPAGKADVLGRHVLLIDDVLTSGATADTCARALLRGGARQVDVLVFARVVDQVRAPI is encoded by the coding sequence GTGTCAGCGCTCCGGCTGCCCTTGCGGCTGGCGCTGGACGTGGCGTTGCCGCCGCTCTGCCCGTCCTGCCGCGACCCGGTCGGCGACGGCGCAGGCCTGTGCGCCACCTGCTGGTCGAAGCTGTCGCCGATCGAGCGGCCCTTCTGTGAAAAGCTTGGCATACCCTTCGCCTATGATCCTGGGCCGGGCATCTATTCCATGCAGGCGATGGCCGCCCCGCCCGCCTATGCGCGGGCCAGGGCCGCCGTCCGCTACGACGACATCGCCCGCACCATCGTCCACGCTCTCAAATATGGCGACCGGCTCGATCTCGCACCGGTCGTGGCGGGCTGGATGGGCCGCGCCGGCACGGAGCTGCTGGACGATGCCGATGTCATCGTGCCGGTGCCGCTGCACTGGCGGCGGATGTGGGCGCGCCGTTTCAACCAGTCGGCGACGCTATCCAAATTGTTGTCGGACAAGAGCGGCGTGCCGGCGAATTTCACCGCCCTACGCCGGGTGAAGGCGACGCCACAGCAGGTGGGACTGTCGAAGTCCGAACGGGCCACCAATGTACAGGGTGCATTTCGGGTGGACCCTGCCGGCAAGGCTGACGTCTTGGGGCGCCATGTCCTTCTGATCGACGACGTGCTCACATCCGGCGCAACTGCGGATACCTGCGCCCGCGCGCTCCTGCGCGGCGGCGCCCGCCAGGTGGACGTGCTGGTTTTCGCGCGGGTTGTGGACCAGGTGCGCGCGCCCATATAG
- a CDS encoding methyltransferase domain-containing protein encodes MTKVAGSPVLFDRSLLRQRRLRAQRGEPVTFLLNHVAADLIERLSVVKRSFAIAADIGTPTSALRNLMREQNLAEMIIGVDALFPASPNPSTIAADEEALPFADASLDLAVSALALQWVNDLPGTLAQIRRALKPDGLFLAALLGGETLTELRQSFAAAEAEIEGGVSPRVAPFADMRDIGALLQRAGFALPVADIDRLIVRYDTPFGLMQDLRGMGATNVLLERRRTPLKRATLQRMAQIYAERFSDPDGRLRTTFDIVWLSGWAPHESQQQPLRPGSARTRLADALKTTEFPAGEKSGSR; translated from the coding sequence TTGACGAAAGTGGCTGGAAGCCCCGTTCTGTTTGACCGATCTCTGCTGCGGCAGCGGCGCCTGCGGGCGCAGCGCGGTGAGCCGGTGACATTTCTGCTCAATCACGTCGCTGCTGACCTCATCGAACGGCTTTCGGTGGTGAAGCGGTCTTTCGCGATCGCGGCCGATATCGGCACGCCGACATCGGCGCTACGCAATTTGATGCGCGAGCAAAACCTGGCCGAGATGATCATCGGCGTCGATGCGTTGTTTCCCGCAAGCCCGAACCCATCCACGATTGCCGCTGATGAAGAAGCGTTGCCGTTTGCCGATGCGTCGCTTGATCTCGCGGTATCGGCGCTTGCGCTGCAATGGGTCAACGATCTGCCGGGAACGCTGGCGCAGATCAGGCGCGCATTGAAGCCAGACGGCTTGTTTCTTGCCGCGCTTCTCGGCGGCGAGACGCTGACGGAGTTGCGGCAATCTTTCGCGGCAGCGGAAGCGGAGATCGAAGGTGGCGTGTCGCCACGTGTCGCGCCGTTCGCGGATATGCGCGACATCGGCGCGCTGCTGCAACGGGCCGGCTTCGCATTGCCGGTGGCCGATATCGATCGTTTGATCGTTCGTTACGATACGCCGTTCGGTCTCATGCAGGATCTGCGTGGCATGGGCGCGACCAATGTTCTGCTGGAACGCCGGCGCACGCCCCTGAAGCGCGCCACTCTGCAACGCATGGCGCAAATCTATGCCGAGCGCTTCAGCGATCCCGACGGACGCCTGCGTACGACATTCGACATTGTGTGGTTATCGGGATGGGCGCCGCATGAGAGTCAGCAGCAACCCTTGCGGCCAGGTTCGGCGCGAACGCGTCTCGCCGACGCGCTGAAGACGACTGAATTTCCGGCAGGTGAGAAATCGGGCAGTCGTTAG
- a CDS encoding Flp family type IVb pilin, whose amino-acid sequence MQVRRLPETIHRFVRNEDGATAIEYALIAAGIAVAVVSTVISLGDSVKTMYDRVYTAMTS is encoded by the coding sequence ATGCAAGTGCGACGACTGCCCGAGACGATCCACCGCTTCGTTCGCAACGAAGACGGCGCGACTGCCATCGAATATGCGCTGATCGCCGCCGGCATCGCCGTCGCGGTGGTCTCGACTGTCATATCGCTCGGCGACTCGGTTAAGACGATGTATGATCGGGTTTATACTGCCATGACGAGCTAA
- the mutT gene encoding 8-oxo-dGTP diphosphatase MutT yields MSARLLIVAACALIDADGRILIAKRPAGKAMAGLWEFPGGKVEPGETPEQTLIRELSEELGIVVREACLAPLTFASHSYPDFHLLMPLYVCRRWEGQVTTQHHTELAWVRPNKLRDYPMPPADEPLIPHLTALL; encoded by the coding sequence GTGAGCGCCAGACTTCTCATTGTCGCCGCCTGCGCCCTCATCGATGCCGACGGCCGCATCCTGATCGCGAAGCGGCCGGCCGGTAAAGCGATGGCGGGCCTTTGGGAATTCCCTGGCGGCAAGGTGGAACCCGGCGAAACGCCCGAACAGACGCTGATCCGGGAGTTATCGGAGGAACTGGGAATTGTGGTCCGGGAAGCCTGCCTTGCTCCTCTGACCTTTGCGAGCCACAGCTATCCTGATTTTCACCTGCTGATGCCACTCTATGTGTGCCGACGCTGGGAGGGTCAGGTGACAACGCAACACCACACAGAGCTCGCCTGGGTCAGACCGAACAAGCTGCGGGACTATCCGATGCCTCCGGCTGACGAGCCGCTTATTCCTCACCTGACGGCGCTGTTGTAA
- the argJ gene encoding bifunctional glutamate N-acetyltransferase/amino-acid acetyltransferase ArgJ has protein sequence MSTAVSPLAPTSVPDMPPVEGIRLATAQAGIRYKNRTDVLLAVFDKGTTVAGVFTRSKCPSAPVEWCRAKLKGGKVRALVVNSGNANAFTGKSGRASTALTAKIAAQAVGCSVNDIFLASTGVIGEPLDATKFDGVLLSLAQEAKEGRFLDAAKAIMTTDTFPKVATAEAKIGKTKVVISGIAKGAGMIAPDMATMLSFIFTDAPIAAPALQVLLRDGVVDTFNAVTIDGDTSTSDTLLAFATGAAAARGAPKITRASDPRLTAFRRALQTVLADLSEQVARDGEGARKLVEIKVEGATSKTSARRIAMSIANSPLVKTAIAGEDANWGRVVMAVGKAGEPADRDKLSIWFNGIRVAHKGARDPSYDEEKVSIAMKNPKIKLKVGLGLGKGKDRVLTCDLTKDYVAINGDYRS, from the coding sequence ATGTCCACCGCCGTTTCACCGCTTGCTCCCACCAGCGTTCCTGACATGCCTCCTGTTGAGGGCATACGCCTCGCCACCGCCCAGGCCGGCATCCGCTACAAGAATCGGACGGATGTTCTGCTCGCGGTCTTCGACAAAGGCACAACGGTTGCTGGCGTCTTTACCCGCTCGAAATGCCCATCGGCGCCGGTGGAATGGTGCCGCGCCAAGCTGAAGGGCGGCAAGGTACGTGCCCTCGTGGTCAATTCCGGCAACGCCAATGCGTTTACCGGCAAGTCCGGCCGCGCCTCGACCGCGTTGACCGCCAAGATCGCCGCACAAGCGGTCGGCTGTTCGGTGAATGACATTTTTCTCGCCTCGACCGGCGTAATCGGCGAACCGCTAGACGCGACGAAGTTCGACGGCGTGCTGCTTTCGCTCGCTCAAGAGGCCAAGGAAGGCCGGTTCCTCGATGCCGCAAAAGCGATCATGACCACGGATACCTTTCCGAAAGTTGCCACGGCCGAAGCGAAGATCGGCAAGACCAAGGTCGTCATCAGCGGAATCGCCAAAGGCGCCGGCATGATCGCCCCTGACATGGCGACGATGCTGTCCTTCATTTTCACCGATGCCCCGATCGCCGCGCCGGCGCTGCAAGTGCTGTTGCGCGATGGTGTCGTCGACACTTTCAATGCCGTCACGATTGACGGTGACACCTCGACATCCGACACCCTCCTGGCATTCGCGACAGGTGCAGCCGCGGCACGCGGCGCTCCAAAAATCACGCGCGCCAGCGACCCGCGTCTCACCGCATTCCGCAGGGCACTGCAGACGGTGCTGGCCGATCTCTCTGAACAGGTGGCGCGCGATGGCGAAGGCGCGCGCAAGCTGGTCGAAATCAAGGTGGAAGGCGCGACATCCAAAACATCCGCCCGGCGCATTGCCATGTCGATCGCGAATTCGCCTCTGGTCAAGACGGCCATTGCCGGCGAGGACGCCAATTGGGGCCGCGTCGTCATGGCTGTCGGCAAGGCCGGCGAACCGGCCGATCGCGACAAGCTCTCCATCTGGTTCAACGGCATTCGCGTGGCCCATAAGGGCGCCCGTGATCCGTCCTATGATGAAGAAAAGGTTTCGATCGCGATGAAGAACCCGAAGATCAAACTGAAGGTCGGTCTTGGCCTGGGCAAGGGAAAAGACCGGGTGCTGACCTGCGATCTGACCAAGGACTATGTCGCCATCAACGGCGACTACCGTTCGTGA
- a CDS encoding peptidylprolyl isomerase: MNKPKFSLPTVQWRPVLTTLCATLAVAGLLTIQAGAQTDPVVAKVNGTEVKESDLKAAEEDIGAQLPPMAPEAKKEYLTTYVADMLLVSKAAEAKKLGDTPEFKKKMELARTKLLMEALLQNEAKAALTDDAMKKVYAEATKDMGNEQEVSARHILVESEDDAKKIAADLKKGGDFSAIAKEKSKDPGSKDNGGDLGFFSKDQMVPEFAEAAFKLDKGQVSDPVKSQFGWHVIRVDDKRTKQPPTFEQVKDQIESFVQRKAQADLIQKLRAEAKIEKIGDADPAAKPDAAPAAKPDAKSDTKAPAKK; the protein is encoded by the coding sequence ATGAACAAACCCAAATTCTCGCTTCCGACGGTCCAGTGGCGGCCGGTCCTGACGACCTTGTGCGCCACGCTCGCGGTTGCGGGATTGCTGACCATCCAGGCCGGCGCCCAGACCGACCCGGTCGTGGCGAAAGTGAACGGCACCGAGGTCAAGGAAAGCGACCTGAAGGCTGCCGAGGAGGATATCGGCGCCCAGCTGCCGCCGATGGCCCCGGAAGCCAAGAAAGAATATCTCACCACCTATGTTGCGGACATGCTCCTCGTGTCCAAGGCGGCTGAGGCCAAGAAGCTTGGCGACACCCCCGAATTCAAGAAAAAGATGGAGCTGGCGCGCACCAAGCTGCTGATGGAGGCGCTGCTCCAGAACGAGGCCAAGGCCGCCCTCACCGACGACGCGATGAAGAAGGTTTACGCCGAGGCCACCAAGGATATGGGTAACGAGCAGGAAGTGAGCGCACGCCACATCCTCGTCGAATCAGAGGACGACGCCAAAAAAATCGCTGCCGATCTCAAGAAGGGCGGCGATTTCTCCGCCATCGCCAAGGAAAAATCGAAAGATCCCGGCTCCAAGGATAACGGCGGCGATCTCGGCTTCTTCTCCAAAGATCAGATGGTCCCTGAATTCGCCGAAGCCGCCTTCAAGCTCGACAAGGGCCAGGTCTCCGATCCGGTGAAATCGCAGTTCGGCTGGCATGTCATTCGCGTCGACGACAAGCGCACCAAGCAGCCGCCGACATTCGAGCAGGTGAAGGACCAGATCGAAAGCTTCGTTCAGCGCAAGGCCCAAGCCGATTTGATCCAGAAATTGCGCGCCGAGGCCAAGATCGAGAAGATCGGCGACGCTGACCCGGCGGCAAAGCCGGATGCGGCACCGGCTGCCAAGCCGGACGCGAAGTCGGACACCAAGGCGCCAGCGAAGAAATAA